The Marivirga tractuosa DSM 4126 genome contains the following window.
TCTACTTGGTTGGCTAAGTCAAAATAGCCAATATTTTTTAAACGCTGGATTTCGTATTGCCTTACAAGTGCTTCACCAGCATCTCCGATTTCCTTCTTGTCTATTGATTTCTTTATGAAATCGATCTCGACTCCCTTGAAACTGGGGTTGTATTCAGGTACCGTATCGAGTCCATTTTCCGGGGGATCCTGAGGTCTTAGATAATTGGAGAACACCTCTTCAGGTTGTGAGTTACCCCAAGCTAATTCGATAAGTTTATCATAAACATGAAGATGTTCCGAAATAAAAGATGCTGTCAAGTCTAATAAGGAATTCCAGTCATAACTATGTATATCGGAAGATGGAATGGATTTCCAACGGATTTCTTTTGGGATGTTTTTCTTTACTATTTCCTTTTGCGCATTGTTCAAATGAGAATTCTTTTCGAAATAGAAGTCCAGTTTGTATACTAATTCATTTGTTTCACTATCAGCTCCTACTGTAAAAAAGATATCTTTATTGTCATCCCCTTTTCTATATATTCTTGCCCAAGTATAATGTTTGAAACGAGCCACCCTAATTTTGCCATCATCACTGTCTTTCCAACCCTTTGTACTCCACATTCTCCAATTGAAAGTGTCAATACCTGGTATTCTCTTTGTGAGATGATTTGACCAATATTTTGTTTTGGTTCCCAAGGAATTCATTATATAGTTTTTGGCAGCTACGTGTTCTTGTTGATCTTTATTATATACCTTCCCGCTCCAGTGTGCGAGGAACTCAATCTCTTCTGCTTTAAAGAAAGCCAATTCATGTTTTTCATGGTGCAATTCTAATATAGCAAAAGCGCTATAATTCTCTGGCTTTCTCCAAAAACGTTTGCATTCATCAATTTGAGTAAAGCCATAAAGCTGCTTGCTTAATTTTGAAGCCTTTCCAATTTCTAATTCTTCGCATAAATTATAAAAACCATAGCCATGATCATTCTTTGTCTTGTAGATAGCAATTGAGCTAATCAAAGGTCTGCCTTGTTCATATTCAAAAGCAGAAATCTCACCAAGGGTTTTGCTTAGGATTTGACGCTGTGATTCCAGGCCTAAGTCCAAGCCAAGTAGTA
Protein-coding sequences here:
- a CDS encoding DUF3883 domain-containing protein encodes the protein MNQEVRKFLIDQCVKGEPIYYEAIGLLLGLDLGLESQRQILSKTLGEISAFEYEQGRPLISSIAIYKTKNDHGYGFYNLCEELEIGKASKLSKQLYGFTQIDECKRFWRKPENYSAFAILELHHEKHELAFFKAEEIEFLAHWSGKVYNKDQQEHVAAKNYIMNSLGTKTKYWSNHLTKRIPGIDTFNWRMWSTKGWKDSDDGKIRVARFKHYTWARIYRKGDDNKDIFFTVGADSETNELVYKLDFYFEKNSHLNNAQKEIVKKNIPKEIRWKSIPSSDIHSYDWNSLLDLTASFISEHLHVYDKLIELAWGNSQPEEVFSNYLRPQDPPENGLDTVPEYNPSFKGVEIDFIKKSIDKKEIGDAGEALVRQYEIQRLKNIGYFDLANQVEIVEDGKGYDVLSFDEKRNPKYIEVKTTSGKNLTPFDYTINEREFAEQNHESYYIYRLYNYDYETNSADFFIVDELHDQVLMRPTTFKVFIKKLNQS